The Paenibacillus sp. MBLB1832 genome has a window encoding:
- the purE gene encoding 5-(carboxyamino)imidazole ribonucleotide mutase: MTTVRVGVIMGSQSDWETMKHACDMLDELGVAYEKKVVSAHRTPDLMFDYAASAIERGLQVIIAGAGGAAHLPGMVAAKTELPVIGVPVKTSTLNGMDSLLSIVQMPGGIPVATVAIGHAGATNAGLLAAQILGAFDPEIQAKVKARRARITQTVLESSDNL; encoded by the coding sequence ATGACGACGGTACGTGTTGGTGTAATTATGGGAAGCCAGTCGGATTGGGAAACGATGAAGCATGCTTGTGATATGTTGGACGAACTGGGTGTAGCCTATGAGAAAAAGGTTGTATCCGCGCATAGAACGCCGGATTTGATGTTCGACTATGCGGCATCAGCCATCGAACGCGGTTTACAAGTCATTATTGCCGGAGCAGGCGGTGCGGCGCATTTACCAGGAATGGTAGCAGCCAAAACGGAGCTTCCGGTTATTGGTGTTCCAGTGAAAACTTCCACGTTGAATGGCATGGACTCTTTGCTCTCCATTGTGCAAATGCCAGGCGGCATTCCTGTTGCAACAGTGGCAATCGGTCATGCAGGTGCCACGAATGCGGGCTTATTGGCTGCGCAAATTCTGGGCGCTTTTGATCCAGAGATTCAAGCGAAAGTGAAGGCTCGCCGCGCACGCATTACGCAAACGGTCTTAGAAAGCAGTGACAATCTATGA
- the purK gene encoding 5-(carboxyamino)imidazole ribonucleotide synthase: MSGASSEKVIQPGGTIGVLGGGQLGRMLTLAGRNMGYRFVTLDPTEDAPCGQVADQIQANFDDVEAARKLAARSDVITYEFENVDANVTRILMEESYVPQGSELLYTTQHRLREKRAIEAAGVPVAPYAEIKSEADLREAAERFGTPCVLKTATGGYDGKGQWVLRSLDEVAEAYATLSRAKTELVLEQFIHFDKELSVIAARSPRGEVKAFPAAENIHVHNILHESIVPARIPVPVQKAAEELAIRIAESLGVIGLIAVELFLTKDGQLYVNELAPRPHNSGHYTMEACRTSQFEQHVRAICNLPLGSTELLTPVVMVNLLGEHIAPLHDRLAEPGFLEHAELGVSAKLHLYGKKEAKEKRKMGHINLLTDDVEKALTWIEQTGIWESK; encoded by the coding sequence ATGAGCGGCGCATCCAGCGAAAAGGTAATTCAACCCGGCGGCACAATCGGCGTGCTTGGCGGCGGACAATTAGGACGCATGCTTACGCTGGCTGGACGCAACATGGGCTATCGCTTCGTCACGCTTGACCCGACAGAGGACGCGCCTTGCGGCCAAGTGGCGGATCAAATTCAAGCGAATTTCGACGATGTCGAGGCAGCAAGAAAGCTCGCCGCTCGCTCGGACGTGATTACGTATGAATTCGAGAATGTGGATGCGAATGTGACGCGGATCTTGATGGAAGAGTCCTATGTTCCACAAGGGAGCGAACTTTTATACACGACACAGCACCGTCTTCGCGAGAAAAGAGCGATTGAAGCAGCAGGCGTGCCTGTTGCGCCATATGCCGAGATCAAGAGCGAGGCTGACCTCCGAGAAGCAGCAGAGCGCTTCGGTACGCCATGCGTGCTCAAAACAGCAACCGGCGGATACGACGGTAAAGGTCAATGGGTGCTACGCTCACTAGACGAAGTAGCAGAAGCTTACGCCACTTTGAGTCGTGCCAAAACCGAGCTCGTTCTCGAACAATTCATTCATTTTGACAAGGAATTATCGGTTATTGCAGCTAGAAGTCCACGCGGCGAGGTCAAAGCATTCCCTGCTGCTGAAAATATACATGTACATAATATCCTGCACGAATCCATCGTGCCGGCACGTATTCCTGTGCCTGTGCAGAAGGCGGCGGAAGAGCTGGCGATCCGCATTGCGGAGTCGCTCGGCGTCATCGGGCTCATCGCAGTTGAGCTGTTCCTGACCAAGGATGGTCAGCTCTACGTCAACGAGCTAGCGCCGCGCCCACACAATTCGGGCCACTACACAATGGAAGCTTGCCGAACGTCCCAGTTCGAGCAGCACGTGCGTGCGATATGCAATTTGCCGCTCGGCTCAACAGAGTTGTTGACGCCAGTGGTGATGGTCAATTTGCTGGGTGAACACATCGCGCCGCTGCACGATCGACTCGCGGAGCCAGGCTTCCTAGAGCATGCAGAGCTAGGCGTCAGCGCGAAGCTTCATCTATACGGCAAGAAAGAAGCCAAAGAAAAACGCAAAATGGGTCATATCAATCTTTTAACAGATGATGTTGAGAAAGCCCTCACTTGGATAGAACAGACAGGCATTTGGGAAAGTAAGTAA
- the purB gene encoding adenylosuccinate lyase, whose translation MIERYTRPEMARIWTEENKFNAWLEVEILSCEAWAELGVIPKEDVKVLREKASFNIDRIYEIEQETRHDVIAFTRAVSETLGPERKWVHYGLTSTDVVDTALGYLLRQANEILDKDIQNFIEILRNKAIEHRDTAMMGRTHGVHAEPTTFGLKMALWYEEMKRNLERFRLAADGVQFGKISGAVGTYANIDPFVEQYVCEKLGTTPAPISTQTLQRDRHADYMATLALVATSLDKFATEIRALQKSEFREVEEPFAKGQKGSSAMPHKRNPIGCESISGLSRVIRGHMVSAYENVTLWHERDISHSSVERIILPDATQLLNYMLNRLGNIIKNLTVFPENMKRNMRSTYDVPFSGRVMTKLIDKGFAREQAYDTVQPRAMQAWEEQRSFREIVENTSVITEVLSPEEIADCFDPSWHLKHVSTIFDRLGLK comes from the coding sequence ATGATTGAACGTTACACACGCCCTGAGATGGCACGCATTTGGACGGAAGAGAACAAATTTAACGCATGGCTTGAGGTTGAAATTCTTTCTTGTGAGGCTTGGGCTGAGCTAGGTGTAATCCCGAAAGAAGATGTGAAGGTGCTTCGTGAGAAGGCAAGCTTCAACATCGACCGTATTTACGAAATCGAGCAAGAGACGCGCCACGACGTGATCGCATTCACAAGAGCGGTATCCGAGACGCTCGGACCTGAGCGCAAATGGGTGCACTACGGCTTAACGTCCACTGACGTTGTCGATACAGCACTTGGCTACCTTTTGAGACAAGCGAACGAAATTTTGGACAAAGACATCCAGAACTTCATCGAAATCCTTCGTAATAAAGCGATTGAACATAGAGATACAGCGATGATGGGCAGAACGCATGGTGTTCACGCAGAGCCAACGACATTTGGTTTGAAAATGGCGCTATGGTACGAGGAAATGAAACGTAACCTGGAGCGCTTCCGCTTGGCTGCGGATGGCGTGCAGTTCGGTAAAATTTCCGGTGCTGTAGGCACGTACGCGAACATTGATCCGTTCGTTGAGCAATATGTGTGCGAGAAGCTAGGCACAACACCAGCTCCGATCTCCACGCAAACGTTGCAGCGTGACCGTCACGCTGACTACATGGCGACATTAGCATTGGTAGCAACATCCCTAGATAAATTTGCAACAGAAATTCGCGCCCTTCAGAAGAGTGAGTTCCGTGAAGTGGAAGAGCCGTTTGCAAAAGGTCAAAAAGGTTCCTCCGCAATGCCGCACAAACGTAACCCAATCGGCTGCGAAAGCATTTCTGGTCTATCCCGCGTGATCCGTGGGCACATGGTGTCCGCTTACGAGAACGTAACGCTTTGGCATGAGCGCGACATTTCGCACTCCTCCGTTGAGCGTATTATTTTGCCAGATGCGACGCAGTTGCTCAACTACATGTTGAACCGCCTTGGCAACATCATCAAGAATTTGACGGTGTTCCCGGAGAACATGAAACGCAACATGCGCAGCACGTATGATGTTCCTTTCTCTGGCCGCGTCATGACGAAGCTGATCGACAAAGGTTTTGCTCGTGAGCAAGCGTACGATACGGTACAGCCAAGAGCGATGCAAGCATGGGAAGAGCAACGTTCCTTCCGTGAAATTGTGGAGAACACATCGGTCATCACCGAAGTGCTTAGCCCGGAAGAAATCGCAGATTGCTTCGATCCGAGCTGGCATTTGAAGCATGTAAGCACGATCTTTGACCGTTTAGGTTTGAAATAG
- a CDS encoding phosphoribosylaminoimidazolesuccinocarboxamide synthase, producing MFVANAILNSAEEMINAPLVHKGKVRELYDLGDSFLIVVTDRISAFDYILKPGVPDKGYVLNALSKYWFGITSGYMNNHIIHTDVEKLHAIIPSAEDREVLKERIIVAKKADRISIECVVRGYITGNGWRQYEKTGEINGKKLPEGLRKNQRLNDPIFTPAAKNDVGHDEDISIEQMIELVGEELTYALQERSIMLYTLAHSICEQKGIILADTKFEFGFYAGELIIIDEIFTPDSSRYWSQDKYALDIEIDSMDKEPVRTYLAGSNWDKNSEPDELPASVVEETSNRYKEILHRLVD from the coding sequence ATGTTCGTGGCAAATGCAATTTTGAATTCAGCAGAAGAAATGATTAATGCCCCTCTGGTGCATAAAGGCAAAGTGCGTGAGCTGTATGATTTGGGCGATAGCTTTTTGATTGTCGTAACGGATCGCATTTCGGCTTTTGACTATATTTTGAAACCAGGTGTTCCAGACAAGGGCTATGTACTGAATGCGCTAAGCAAATACTGGTTCGGCATTACGAGCGGGTATATGAATAATCACATCATTCACACGGACGTGGAGAAGCTTCACGCGATTATTCCTAGCGCCGAGGATCGGGAAGTGCTGAAAGAGCGTATCATTGTGGCAAAAAAGGCTGACCGCATCTCCATTGAGTGCGTAGTTCGCGGCTACATCACGGGGAACGGCTGGAGACAGTACGAGAAAACCGGCGAAATTAACGGTAAAAAGCTGCCAGAAGGCTTGCGGAAAAACCAGCGCTTGAACGATCCGATTTTCACACCTGCTGCGAAAAACGATGTAGGTCACGATGAGGACATTTCCATTGAACAAATGATCGAGCTTGTCGGCGAAGAGCTGACATACGCGCTGCAAGAGCGCAGCATCATGCTGTACACGCTGGCGCATAGCATTTGCGAGCAAAAAGGCATTATTTTGGCCGATACGAAGTTTGAATTCGGTTTTTATGCTGGCGAACTTATTATCATTGATGAAATTTTCACGCCGGATTCTTCCCGTTACTGGTCCCAAGATAAATATGCCCTGGATATCGAGATCGATTCCATGGACAAAGAGCCTGTTCGCACGTACTTAGCGGGATCCAATTGGGATAAAAATAGTGAGCCAGACGAGCTTCCCGCATCTGTCGTGGAAGAGACGTCGAACCGATATAAAGAAATTTTGCACCGCTTGGTTGATTAA
- the purS gene encoding phosphoribosylformylglycinamidine synthase subunit PurS: MKATVYVTIKQNVLDVQGTAVQGALHSMGFEEVGKVRIGKYLELELGTTDRAEAETRVKAMCEKLLANTVIEDYRYELV, translated from the coding sequence ATGAAAGCAACAGTCTACGTAACAATTAAGCAGAACGTATTGGACGTACAAGGAACTGCCGTACAAGGAGCACTTCACTCCATGGGCTTCGAAGAAGTTGGCAAAGTGCGCATCGGTAAATATTTGGAGCTTGAGCTAGGTACAACGGACAGAGCAGAAGCGGAAACACGCGTAAAAGCAATGTGCGAGAAGCTGCTTGCGAACACAGTGATCGAAGACTACCGTTACGAATTGGTGTAA
- the purQ gene encoding phosphoribosylformylglycinamidine synthase subunit PurQ translates to MNFAVLVFPGSNCDIDLYKAIEDTIGQPVDYVWHTDGDLSKYDCILVPGGFSYGDYLRCGAIAQFTNVMKAVVKAAEEGKYILGICNGFQVLTEARLLPGALLRNNGMKFRCHQALLRVENNTTAFTRDYAEGELINIPIAHGEGNYYCDEETLKELQENNQIVFRYEAGNNPNGSLDDIAGISNRAGNVVGMMPHPERAVHEILGSADGKRMFTSILSAWREKHDAAAIR, encoded by the coding sequence ATGAATTTTGCGGTTCTTGTGTTCCCGGGATCGAATTGCGATATCGACTTGTACAAAGCGATTGAAGATACAATTGGTCAACCAGTTGACTATGTGTGGCATACGGACGGCGACTTGTCCAAATATGATTGTATCCTAGTGCCAGGTGGATTCTCTTACGGGGATTACCTGCGTTGCGGAGCGATCGCTCAGTTCACGAACGTCATGAAAGCTGTTGTGAAAGCTGCGGAAGAAGGCAAGTACATTCTAGGTATTTGTAACGGATTCCAAGTGTTGACGGAAGCTCGTTTGCTGCCAGGCGCTTTGCTGCGCAATAACGGCATGAAGTTCCGCTGTCACCAAGCGCTTCTGAGAGTTGAGAACAACACAACGGCGTTCACGCGTGATTATGCCGAGGGTGAATTGATCAACATTCCGATCGCACATGGCGAAGGCAACTACTATTGTGACGAAGAAACACTGAAGGAACTGCAAGAAAACAACCAAATCGTGTTCCGTTATGAAGCGGGCAACAACCCGAATGGATCACTTGATGATATCGCAGGAATTAGCAACAGGGCAGGAAACGTTGTGGGTATGATGCCTCATCCAGAGCGTGCCGTTCATGAGATTCTAGGATCTGCTGACGGAAAAAGAATGTTTACATCAATCTTGAGTGCTTGGAGGGAAAAACATGACGCAGCAGCTATCCGCTAA
- the purL gene encoding phosphoribosylformylglycinamidine synthase subunit PurL, translating to MTQQLSAKEPTAEQIAEQKIYKQMGVTDDEYAKICGFLGRNPNYVEIGVFSVMWSEHCSYKNSKPVLRKFPVTGPRVLMGPGEGAGIVDIGDNQAVVFKIESHNHPSAIEPYQGAATGVGGIIRDIFSMGARPVALLNSLRFGKLQNDRVKYLFEHVVSGIAGYGNCIGIPTVGGEVMFDESYEGNPLVNAMCVGLIDHNMIQRGVAKGVGNPVFYVGPATGRDGIHGATFASEELTAESEAKRPAVQVGDPFMEKLVLEACLELINSGIVLGIQDMGAAGLTCSSAEMASKAGNGMELYLDEVPQREEGMTAYEMMLSESQERMLFVVEPKHEAQAKGIFERWGLHCAKVGKVTDDGYLKLIHHGEVVGNMPVGALVDECPVYNKPSKVPAYYEAGAAVDTTRYEEVVKLTDALKSVLASPTVASKEWVYNQYDYMVRTETAVRPGSDAAVVTIRGTRKGLAMTTDCNGRYVYLDPEVGGRIAVSEAARNIVCSGAEPLAVTDNLNFGSPDKPEIFWQLEKSTDGMAEACRFLDTPVIGGNVSLYNENAKGAIYPTPVIGMVGLVHDVDHITTQNFKNEGDIIILLGETKAELGGSEFQYVIHGVTEGRPPELDLATEKRLQNAVLKAIQEGLVASAHDLSEGGLAVALAESCISGNIGAEVNVASELRPDFALFSETQSRILLSATPDKADALKHWIASQGVPYQEIGKVTGSYLTVKINDEQRLQSSVAELAKVWKDAIPCLMA from the coding sequence ATGACGCAGCAGCTATCCGCTAAGGAACCAACGGCCGAACAAATCGCGGAACAGAAAATTTACAAGCAAATGGGCGTTACAGACGACGAGTATGCCAAAATTTGCGGCTTCCTTGGACGCAATCCGAACTATGTCGAGATCGGCGTTTTCAGCGTTATGTGGTCTGAGCATTGTTCTTACAAAAATTCCAAACCTGTGCTTCGCAAATTCCCTGTAACAGGACCTCGCGTTCTGATGGGACCTGGTGAAGGTGCAGGGATTGTAGATATCGGAGACAACCAAGCGGTTGTGTTCAAAATTGAAAGTCATAACCACCCTTCCGCGATCGAGCCTTACCAAGGCGCAGCGACAGGTGTGGGCGGTATTATTCGTGATATTTTCTCCATGGGCGCGCGCCCAGTGGCATTATTAAACTCTTTGCGTTTCGGTAAGCTGCAAAACGATCGCGTGAAATACTTGTTCGAGCACGTTGTCTCTGGTATCGCTGGATACGGTAACTGTATCGGGATTCCGACCGTCGGCGGCGAAGTGATGTTCGACGAGAGCTACGAGGGGAACCCGCTCGTTAATGCGATGTGTGTGGGTCTTATCGACCACAACATGATTCAACGCGGTGTTGCCAAAGGTGTTGGCAACCCAGTCTTCTACGTAGGCCCAGCAACGGGCCGCGATGGGATCCACGGTGCGACGTTCGCATCCGAGGAGCTGACAGCTGAGTCTGAGGCGAAACGTCCAGCGGTTCAAGTGGGCGATCCGTTCATGGAAAAGCTAGTTCTAGAAGCATGCTTAGAGCTAATTAATTCCGGTATTGTACTCGGGATTCAAGATATGGGTGCAGCGGGACTTACTTGTTCCTCCGCTGAGATGGCAAGTAAAGCAGGTAACGGCATGGAGCTGTACCTGGATGAAGTGCCGCAACGCGAAGAAGGCATGACAGCGTATGAAATGATGCTGTCCGAGTCCCAAGAGCGTATGCTTTTCGTTGTGGAGCCAAAGCATGAGGCGCAAGCAAAAGGTATTTTCGAGCGCTGGGGCTTGCACTGCGCGAAAGTCGGTAAGGTAACCGACGACGGTTACCTGAAGTTGATCCACCACGGTGAAGTCGTGGGGAACATGCCTGTTGGCGCACTCGTTGACGAGTGCCCGGTTTACAATAAGCCGAGCAAAGTGCCGGCTTACTACGAAGCAGGCGCAGCGGTAGACACGACTCGTTACGAGGAAGTCGTGAAGCTGACGGATGCACTGAAATCTGTGTTGGCGTCCCCGACGGTCGCGAGCAAAGAGTGGGTTTATAACCAGTACGATTACATGGTTCGTACAGAAACAGCTGTGCGTCCAGGTTCGGACGCAGCAGTAGTAACCATCCGCGGTACGCGCAAAGGTCTTGCGATGACAACGGATTGTAACGGACGCTACGTGTACCTGGATCCGGAAGTGGGCGGTCGTATCGCGGTTTCCGAAGCTGCGCGTAACATCGTTTGTTCCGGTGCGGAGCCGCTTGCAGTGACGGATAACCTGAACTTTGGTTCCCCGGACAAGCCTGAGATCTTCTGGCAGCTGGAGAAATCCACAGACGGTATGGCGGAAGCTTGCCGCTTCTTGGATACGCCAGTTATCGGCGGTAACGTCTCGCTCTATAACGAGAATGCCAAAGGCGCGATCTACCCGACGCCGGTTATCGGGATGGTTGGTCTCGTTCATGACGTGGACCACATCACAACACAAAACTTCAAAAACGAAGGCGACATCATTATCCTGCTTGGCGAGACGAAAGCGGAGCTCGGCGGCAGCGAATTCCAATATGTGATTCACGGTGTTACTGAAGGTCGTCCACCAGAGTTGGACTTGGCGACAGAGAAACGCCTGCAAAACGCAGTACTAAAAGCGATTCAAGAAGGTCTTGTTGCCTCTGCGCATGACTTGTCCGAGGGCGGTTTGGCTGTGGCGCTTGCAGAAAGCTGCATCAGCGGCAACATCGGCGCAGAAGTGAACGTAGCGTCCGAGCTTCGTCCTGACTTCGCATTGTTCAGTGAAACACAATCCCGTATTTTGCTGAGTGCAACACCTGACAAAGCAGATGCTCTGAAACACTGGATCGCTTCCCAAGGCGTACCTTATCAAGAAATCGGAAAAGTAACAGGTTCCTACCTGACTGTGAAAATCAATGACGAACAGCGTCTCCAGTCCTCGGTTGCCGAGCTGGCGAAAGTCTGGAAGGATGCGATTCCATGTCTAATGGCGTGA
- the purF gene encoding amidophosphoribosyltransferase, protein MSNGVKQSKALKLPAAPQVQLENGQHELWTGEYYNEGIGGQGGLFDKLNEECGVFGVYGHPDASSLCYYGLHALQHRGQESAGICTVDEGKFHYYRGMGLAKEVFTNENLHPLTGSTAIAHVRYSTAGESKLANAQPLVFKYREGDLAIATNGNLDNANIIKRELERKGSIFQTTSDTEVMAHLIARSEHDDIVEAVKDAMNQVIGGFAFLIITKDRLIAALDPNGLRPFMIGRLGEAYLFASESCAFDAVGATYFRDVQPGEIIVIDRDGFRSERFAEGSRRAICAMEYIYFARPDSDIDTVNIHSARKRMGKRLAMEAFVDADVVTGVPDSSISAAIGFAEQTGIPYELGLIKNRYTGRTFIIPSQELREQGVKMKLSAVRKVVEGKRVVMIDDSIVRGTTSLRIVNLLREAGATEVHVRISSPPFMNPCYYGIDTPDRKELIAAMNSIEEIRKAINADSLHFLTKEGLLDSIGQGSAGSASGYCTACFDNSYPTEIVDVTKVGCACD, encoded by the coding sequence ATGTCTAATGGCGTGAAACAATCCAAGGCCCTAAAGCTTCCTGCGGCGCCACAAGTACAACTTGAGAATGGACAGCATGAGCTTTGGACAGGAGAATATTACAACGAAGGTATTGGCGGCCAAGGCGGATTGTTCGATAAGCTGAATGAGGAGTGCGGCGTGTTCGGGGTGTACGGTCATCCCGACGCTTCCTCGCTGTGCTACTACGGGCTGCATGCCCTTCAGCATCGTGGGCAGGAAAGTGCCGGCATCTGTACGGTGGATGAAGGCAAGTTTCATTATTATCGCGGTATGGGATTGGCCAAAGAGGTATTTACCAATGAAAATTTACATCCTCTTACGGGTTCAACCGCTATCGCACATGTACGTTATTCAACAGCAGGCGAGAGCAAGCTGGCGAATGCACAGCCGCTCGTTTTCAAATACCGTGAGGGCGATCTTGCGATTGCAACGAACGGGAACTTGGACAACGCCAACATCATCAAGCGTGAGTTAGAGCGGAAGGGCTCCATTTTCCAAACGACTAGTGATACTGAGGTTATGGCGCATCTGATTGCTCGTTCCGAGCATGATGATATCGTGGAAGCTGTGAAAGATGCGATGAATCAAGTCATCGGCGGTTTCGCGTTCCTCATTATTACGAAGGACAGATTGATTGCGGCGCTGGATCCGAATGGGTTGCGTCCTTTCATGATCGGTCGTCTTGGCGAGGCGTACTTGTTCGCTTCGGAGAGTTGTGCGTTCGACGCGGTTGGCGCAACGTATTTCCGTGATGTACAGCCTGGTGAAATCATCGTCATTGATCGTGACGGCTTCCGTTCGGAGCGTTTTGCTGAGGGTAGCAGACGTGCAATTTGTGCGATGGAATACATCTACTTCGCTCGTCCTGACAGCGATATTGACACGGTGAACATTCACTCCGCACGTAAGCGGATGGGTAAACGTCTGGCGATGGAAGCTTTCGTGGATGCGGATGTAGTGACTGGCGTACCAGATTCCAGTATTTCGGCGGCGATTGGTTTTGCGGAACAAACGGGAATCCCTTATGAGCTGGGTCTAATCAAGAACCGATACACGGGGCGGACGTTCATCATTCCAAGCCAAGAGCTTCGTGAGCAAGGGGTCAAAATGAAGCTGAGCGCAGTTCGCAAAGTGGTCGAAGGCAAGCGTGTTGTGATGATCGATGACTCCATCGTTCGTGGAACAACCTCGCTGCGCATCGTTAACCTGCTGCGTGAGGCGGGGGCAACGGAAGTGCATGTGCGGATTTCGTCGCCGCCATTCATGAACCCGTGCTACTACGGAATCGATACGCCGGACCGCAAAGAGCTGATCGCGGCTATGAACTCGATCGAAGAGATTCGCAAAGCGATCAACGCGGATTCGCTTCACTTCCTGACGAAGGAAGGTTTGCTCGATTCCATCGGTCAAGGTTCCGCAGGTTCGGCTAGCGGATATTGCACGGCTTGCTTCGACAACAGCTATCCAACCGAAATCGTCGATGTGACGAAGGTTGGCTGTGCGTGTGATTAG
- the purM gene encoding phosphoribosylformylglycinamidine cyclo-ligase: MSDAYKQAGVDIAAGNEAVERMKKHVKRTFRPEVLTDLGGFGGLFSLNKDKYEEPVLVSGTDGVGTKLKIAFAMDKHDTIGIDAVAMCVNDIIVQGAEPLFFLDYLACDKVIPEKIEAIIKGIADGCAQSGCSLIGGETAEMPGMYAQGEYDIAGFTVGIVDKKKIIDGTTIRPGDVVLGLASSGVHSNGFSLVRKLLLEDNGYTLQGHVEELGDKLGNVLLEPTKLYVKPVLAMLEDVAIKGMAHITGGGFIENIPRVLPDGVNVDIQYGSWPILPIFSLMQRVGNITNNDMFRTFNMGIGMVVIVAADDAEKAIAAAEAQGEKAYRLGVVTEGERVVTFQGADV; encoded by the coding sequence GTGTCGGATGCTTACAAACAAGCTGGCGTCGATATCGCGGCGGGGAACGAAGCAGTAGAACGGATGAAAAAGCACGTCAAACGGACATTCCGTCCTGAAGTGTTAACGGACCTCGGAGGCTTCGGCGGGCTGTTCAGCTTGAACAAAGACAAGTATGAGGAGCCAGTACTCGTATCGGGTACGGACGGCGTAGGCACGAAGCTGAAGATCGCTTTTGCCATGGATAAGCATGATACGATCGGGATCGACGCGGTTGCGATGTGTGTGAACGATATTATCGTTCAAGGCGCAGAGCCATTGTTCTTCCTTGACTATCTGGCTTGCGATAAAGTCATTCCAGAGAAAATTGAAGCGATTATTAAAGGGATCGCCGACGGTTGTGCGCAATCTGGTTGCTCACTCATCGGTGGTGAAACGGCGGAAATGCCTGGCATGTATGCACAAGGGGAGTATGACATTGCAGGCTTTACGGTTGGAATCGTCGACAAGAAAAAGATCATCGACGGAACAACGATCCGTCCTGGAGATGTCGTGCTAGGACTAGCTTCCAGTGGTGTGCACAGTAACGGGTTCTCGCTTGTGCGCAAGCTTTTGCTAGAAGATAACGGGTATACCCTTCAAGGGCATGTGGAAGAGCTTGGCGACAAGCTTGGTAATGTGCTTCTGGAGCCAACGAAGTTGTATGTGAAGCCAGTTTTGGCTATGTTGGAAGACGTAGCGATCAAAGGGATGGCGCACATTACAGGTGGCGGTTTTATCGAAAATATTCCGCGGGTTCTGCCGGATGGCGTGAACGTGGATATCCAATATGGATCATGGCCGATCCTTCCGATTTTCTCCTTGATGCAGCGTGTAGGTAACATCACGAACAATGATATGTTCCGCACGTTCAACATGGGAATCGGGATGGTTGTCATCGTAGCGGCTGACGATGCAGAGAAAGCGATTGCTGCAGCAGAAGCGCAAGGCGAGAAAGCATACCGTTTAGGTGTAGTAACAGAAGGCGAGCGTGTGGTTACGTTCCAAGGAGCTGACGTGTAA
- the purN gene encoding phosphoribosylglycinamide formyltransferase, whose protein sequence is MQPYRIAVMASGSGSNFQAIVDQVQKGKLDVSIELLVCDRPNAFVVERAREAKVPVFVFNPKEYESREAYETLVLKELQDRQIDLVVMAGYMRIITNVLVEPFFGRMINIHPSLLPSFPGVRAVEQAVDYGVKQTGVTVHFVDGGLDSGPIIAQRAVEIHEHETADSLTERIHAAEHVLLPQVVRWLREGRVSIDGRRVSVRL, encoded by the coding sequence ATGCAGCCTTATCGCATTGCGGTTATGGCTTCGGGCAGCGGCTCGAATTTCCAAGCTATCGTAGATCAGGTACAGAAGGGGAAGCTTGATGTCAGCATCGAGCTTCTTGTCTGTGATCGACCGAATGCGTTCGTTGTTGAACGCGCTAGGGAAGCGAAGGTGCCTGTGTTTGTTTTTAATCCAAAAGAGTACGAGAGCCGTGAGGCGTATGAAACGCTTGTGTTGAAAGAGCTGCAGGATCGCCAGATTGATCTGGTCGTCATGGCAGGTTACATGCGGATCATTACGAATGTGCTAGTTGAGCCGTTTTTCGGGCGGATGATTAACATTCATCCATCGTTGTTGCCGTCGTTCCCTGGCGTGCGCGCAGTGGAGCAGGCCGTGGACTATGGCGTGAAGCAGACCGGCGTCACGGTGCATTTCGTCGATGGCGGGCTGGACTCCGGCCCGATCATTGCGCAGCGTGCCGTGGAGATCCACGAGCACGAGACAGCCGATTCGCTCACGGAGCGAATCCATGCGGCTGAGCACGTGCTGCTGCCGCAGGTCGTGCGGTGGTTGCGCGAGGGCCGCGTGAGCATCGACGGCCGCAGGGTGAGCGTGCGGCTGTAG